The Croceicoccus marinus genome contains a region encoding:
- a CDS encoding acetyl/propionyl/methylcrotonyl-CoA carboxylase subunit alpha: MISKLLIANRGEIACRIIRTARELGVATVAVYSDADAKALHVRMADEAVHIGPSPAAESYLVGDRIIAAAKQTGSEAIHPGYGFLSENAAFAQAVIDAGLVWVGPKPASISAMGLKDAAKKLMREAGVPVTPGYEGEDQSAQRLSAEADKIGYPVLIKAVAGGGGKGMRKVDAPGNFAAALESCRREAKASFSNDEVLLEKWITSPRHIEVQVFGDSHGNVVHLFERDCTMQRRHQKVIEEAPAPGMDADTREAICAAAVRAAKAVDYEGAGTIEFIADASDGLRADRIFFMEMNTRLQVEHPVTEEITGVDLVEWQLRVASGEPVPLEQHQLSINGWAVEARLYAEDPSNGFLPSIGPLTEFNPEDVRVRLDTGVEEGDAITPFYDPMIAKMIAFAEDREDAIELLRDSLMGTSVWPVKTNGAFLVKLLADEDFVAADMDTGLIERKGEALMPASLPSDEVLRGAARKLMEEGPLPAPAIPGFRLNAAPRLMARLEVNGAEIDVDYTADAESWFMGMSEGRDRVMVTQDGQTFGIRHARAGGSGHHSAADGAILAPMPGKVIALDVAEGDSVTEGQRLMVLEAMKMEHALTAPFDGIVRDLAASVGGQVEVETMLARIEAGEE; encoded by the coding sequence ATGATCTCGAAACTGCTTATCGCCAACCGCGGCGAGATCGCCTGCCGTATCATCCGCACCGCGCGGGAACTGGGCGTGGCGACGGTCGCGGTCTATTCCGATGCCGATGCCAAAGCGCTGCATGTGCGCATGGCGGACGAGGCGGTGCATATCGGCCCGTCGCCTGCCGCCGAAAGCTATCTGGTCGGCGACAGGATCATTGCCGCCGCAAAGCAGACAGGCTCAGAGGCGATACATCCCGGCTATGGCTTCCTGTCCGAAAACGCGGCGTTCGCGCAGGCTGTGATCGATGCAGGGCTGGTCTGGGTGGGCCCAAAGCCGGCCAGCATCAGCGCCATGGGGCTGAAGGACGCCGCCAAGAAACTGATGCGCGAGGCGGGCGTGCCCGTCACTCCGGGCTATGAGGGCGAGGACCAGTCGGCCCAGCGCCTGTCGGCCGAGGCGGACAAGATCGGCTATCCCGTGCTGATCAAGGCAGTCGCGGGCGGCGGCGGCAAGGGCATGCGCAAGGTGGATGCACCCGGGAATTTCGCTGCCGCGCTGGAAAGCTGCCGACGCGAGGCCAAGGCCAGCTTCTCGAACGACGAGGTGCTGCTGGAAAAATGGATCACCAGCCCCCGCCATATCGAGGTGCAGGTGTTCGGCGACAGCCACGGCAATGTCGTTCATCTGTTCGAACGCGACTGCACGATGCAGCGCCGCCACCAGAAGGTGATCGAGGAAGCGCCCGCACCCGGCATGGACGCGGATACGCGCGAGGCGATCTGCGCCGCCGCCGTTCGAGCCGCGAAGGCAGTGGACTACGAAGGCGCGGGCACCATCGAATTCATCGCCGACGCCAGCGACGGTTTGCGCGCCGACCGCATCTTCTTCATGGAAATGAACACGCGCCTGCAGGTCGAACATCCGGTGACCGAGGAAATCACTGGCGTGGATCTGGTCGAATGGCAGCTGCGGGTCGCCAGCGGCGAGCCGGTCCCGCTGGAGCAGCACCAGCTTTCGATCAATGGCTGGGCGGTCGAGGCGCGGCTCTATGCCGAGGATCCGAGCAATGGGTTCCTGCCATCGATCGGCCCGCTGACCGAGTTCAATCCCGAGGACGTTCGCGTCCGGCTCGACACCGGGGTCGAGGAGGGTGATGCGATTACCCCCTTCTATGATCCGATGATCGCCAAGATGATCGCCTTTGCCGAAGACCGGGAAGACGCGATCGAGCTTTTGCGCGATTCGCTGATGGGCACCAGCGTCTGGCCGGTGAAGACGAACGGCGCGTTCCTGGTGAAGCTGCTGGCGGACGAGGATTTCGTGGCCGCGGACATGGATACCGGCCTGATCGAGCGCAAGGGCGAGGCGCTGATGCCCGCCTCGCTGCCGTCGGACGAGGTGCTGCGCGGGGCCGCGCGCAAGCTGATGGAGGAAGGGCCGCTGCCCGCGCCCGCCATCCCCGGCTTCCGCCTGAATGCCGCTCCCCGCCTGATGGCGCGGCTGGAGGTCAATGGCGCCGAAATCGACGTCGATTATACGGCCGACGCCGAAAGCTGGTTCATGGGCATGAGCGAGGGCCGCGACCGCGTCATGGTGACGCAGGACGGCCAGACCTTCGGCATTCGCCATGCACGCGCGGGCGGCAGCGGTCACCATTCCGCCGCGGACGGCGCGATCCTGGCGCCGATGCCGGGCAAGGTCATCGCGCTCGACGTGGCAGAGGGGGACAGCGTGACCGAAGGACAGCGCCTGATGGTGCTGGAAGCCATGAAGATGGAGCACGCGCTGACCGCGCCGTTCGACGGCATCGTTCGCGATCTGGCGGCCAGCGTCGGCGGGCAGGTCGAGGTGGAGACGATGCTGGCGCGGATCGAGGCAGGCGAAGAGTAG
- a CDS encoding isovaleryl-CoA dehydrogenase, whose amino-acid sequence MRATPDFDFALGETADMIRETVSRFADEQIAPLAEKTDRQDVFPRELWKPMGELGLHGITVGEQWGGLGLGYLEHLIAVEEVSRASASVGLSYGAHSNLCVNQIHRWASDAQKDKYLPGLVSGEHVGSLAMSEAGAGSDVVSMKLRADRVDGGWKLNGTKFWITNAPFADVLVVYAKTDADAGARGITTFLIEKDFAGFSIGQKIEKMGMRGSPTAELVFDDCFVPDENVMAGVGEGVKVLMSGLDYERVVLSGVQLGIMQACLDTVIPYLREREQFGKPIGSFQLMQAKLADMYVALQSARSYSYAVARACDEGQTTRFDAAGAILLASENAFRTANEAVQALGGAGYTLDWPVERYLRDAKLLDIGAGTNEIRRMLIGRELLKS is encoded by the coding sequence ATGCGCGCGACCCCCGATTTCGATTTCGCCCTGGGCGAAACTGCCGACATGATCCGCGAGACGGTGTCGCGCTTCGCCGACGAGCAGATTGCCCCGCTTGCCGAGAAGACGGACAGGCAGGATGTCTTCCCGCGCGAATTGTGGAAGCCGATGGGCGAGCTTGGCCTGCACGGCATCACCGTGGGCGAGCAGTGGGGCGGGCTGGGCCTTGGCTATCTGGAACATCTGATCGCGGTCGAGGAAGTGTCCCGCGCCAGCGCGTCGGTCGGCCTGTCCTATGGCGCGCATTCCAACCTTTGCGTGAACCAGATCCACCGCTGGGCCTCGGACGCGCAGAAGGACAAGTACCTGCCCGGGCTGGTCAGCGGCGAGCATGTCGGCAGCCTGGCGATGAGCGAGGCAGGCGCGGGCAGCGATGTCGTGTCGATGAAGCTGCGCGCCGACAGGGTCGATGGCGGCTGGAAGCTGAACGGCACCAAGTTCTGGATCACCAACGCGCCCTTTGCCGACGTGCTGGTCGTCTATGCCAAGACCGATGCGGACGCGGGCGCCCGCGGCATCACGACCTTCCTGATCGAGAAGGATTTCGCCGGTTTCTCGATCGGCCAGAAGATCGAGAAGATGGGCATGCGCGGATCGCCCACGGCAGAGCTGGTGTTCGACGACTGCTTCGTACCGGACGAGAACGTGATGGCGGGCGTCGGCGAAGGCGTCAAAGTGCTGATGAGCGGCCTCGATTACGAGCGGGTGGTGCTGTCGGGCGTGCAGCTTGGCATCATGCAGGCATGCCTCGACACGGTGATCCCCTATCTGCGCGAGCGGGAGCAGTTCGGAAAACCGATCGGATCGTTCCAGCTGATGCAGGCCAAGCTGGCCGACATGTATGTCGCGCTGCAGTCGGCGCGGTCCTATTCCTATGCCGTGGCGCGCGCCTGCGACGAAGGCCAGACGACGCGTTTTGACGCGGCGGGAGCGATCCTGCTGGCCAGCGAGAACGCGTTTCGAACCGCGAACGAGGCGGTGCAGGCGCTGGGCGGGGCAGGCTATACGCTCGACTGGCCGGTGGAGCGCTATCTGCGCGACGCCAAGCTTTTGGACATTGGTGCCGGAACGAATGAGATACGACGCATGTTGATCGGCCGGGAACTACTCAAAAGCTGA
- a CDS encoding alpha/beta fold hydrolase, which translates to MTQFSSDLSRLSSADPAAARRAIPGHARESVWKAPDGHEIRRIDWRRPAESRGSLLFLGGRGDAYEKYLETLEYWFGQGWQVTAIDWRGQGGSGRLGDDDATGHIGDFTHWIDDLRGFWRDWKAESGANRPPCGKHVLIGHSMGGQLALRAVAERAVDPRALVLVAPMLGFAGPPLAPWMWHGAARIMAALGPVSRPAWKMGEKPGQAAGARQGILTHDVSRYEDELFWREERPQLRLGAPSWGWVERAAESMRRTARADMLARVTLPVLIVSTSADRLVSARAIRRAVRLLPDARLLEFGAEAAHEILREGDEVRGRALARIDAFLAEQLAVEGR; encoded by the coding sequence TTGACCCAGTTCTCATCCGACCTGTCCCGCCTGTCATCGGCCGATCCGGCAGCGGCCCGCCGCGCCATTCCCGGCCATGCGCGCGAATCGGTCTGGAAAGCCCCCGACGGGCATGAAATCCGGCGCATCGACTGGCGCCGGCCCGCGGAATCGCGCGGCTCCCTGCTGTTCCTGGGCGGGCGCGGCGATGCGTATGAGAAATATCTGGAGACGCTGGAATACTGGTTCGGCCAGGGCTGGCAGGTCACCGCGATCGACTGGCGCGGACAGGGCGGGTCGGGGCGGCTGGGCGACGATGACGCGACCGGGCACATCGGCGATTTCACGCACTGGATCGACGATCTGCGCGGCTTCTGGCGCGACTGGAAGGCCGAGTCGGGCGCGAATCGTCCACCTTGCGGCAAGCACGTCCTGATCGGCCACTCGATGGGCGGGCAACTCGCGCTGCGCGCTGTGGCGGAGCGGGCGGTGGATCCGCGGGCGCTGGTGCTGGTTGCGCCGATGCTGGGCTTTGCCGGACCGCCGCTGGCGCCTTGGATGTGGCATGGCGCGGCGCGTATCATGGCTGCGCTGGGCCCGGTCAGCCGGCCCGCCTGGAAGATGGGCGAAAAGCCGGGTCAGGCGGCCGGGGCGCGGCAGGGCATCCTGACGCACGACGTCTCGCGGTACGAGGACGAGCTGTTCTGGCGCGAGGAGCGCCCGCAATTACGGCTGGGCGCGCCGAGCTGGGGCTGGGTCGAGCGTGCTGCCGAATCGATGCGCCGGACCGCCCGTGCCGACATGCTGGCAAGGGTGACGCTGCCGGTGCTGATCGTCTCTACCAGCGCGGACCGGCTGGTCAGCGCCCGCGCCATCCGCCGCGCCGTGCGCCTGCTGCCCGATGCCCGGCTGCTGGAATTCGGGGCAGAGGCCGCGCATGAGATCCTGCGCGAGGGCGATGAAGTGAGAGGCCGGGCGCTGGCAAGGATCGACGCCTTTCTTGCGGAGCAACTCGCTGTAGAAGGCCGCTGA
- a CDS encoding mechanosensitive ion channel family protein, with protein sequence MSEFYTLFHEQPLWAQSAIGLALLALAAAIVNFLIKHVLLRLAAPFLDRRSKTADRAAARLANVVPALIVGNGIYLVPNLPPGLVVLVHNVCNALIVVFIAFAISGALSYVNELYARRPEAKNRPIKGYVQVVKIAVYCGALILAIATLMDRSPLLLLSGLGAMAAVLLLVFKDTILSLVASVQIASNDMLRVGDWIEMPSMNADGDVIDIALHTVKVQNFDKTITTIPTYRIITESYRNWRGMKEAGGRRIKRAIHVDQSAIRFMTDEESADVRRFRILADYLDEKQAELAQWNAKNAGDSPVNARRLTNMGTFRAYVGAYLHRHPHVRDDMTVMVRQLPPEPEGLPLEIYCFTDTTVWGDYERIQSDIFDHLIAILPEFGLQLYQQPSGMDMRAGLAGTGPKG encoded by the coding sequence ATGTCGGAATTCTACACGCTTTTCCACGAACAGCCGCTCTGGGCGCAGTCGGCGATCGGCCTGGCGCTGCTGGCGCTGGCGGCGGCAATCGTCAATTTCCTGATCAAGCACGTGCTGCTGCGCCTTGCCGCGCCGTTCCTCGACCGGCGGAGCAAGACCGCGGACAGGGCGGCGGCGCGGCTGGCGAACGTGGTGCCCGCGCTGATCGTGGGCAATGGCATCTATCTGGTGCCCAATCTGCCGCCGGGGCTTGTCGTGCTTGTCCACAATGTCTGCAACGCGCTGATCGTGGTGTTCATCGCCTTCGCGATCAGCGGGGCGCTGTCCTATGTGAACGAGCTTTACGCCCGCCGGCCCGAGGCCAAGAACCGCCCGATCAAGGGCTATGTCCAGGTCGTCAAGATCGCGGTCTATTGCGGGGCGCTGATCCTGGCCATCGCGACGCTGATGGACCGGTCGCCGCTATTGCTGCTGTCGGGCCTGGGCGCGATGGCCGCCGTGCTGCTGCTGGTGTTCAAGGACACGATCCTGTCGCTGGTCGCGTCGGTCCAGATCGCCTCGAACGACATGCTGCGCGTGGGTGACTGGATCGAGATGCCGTCCATGAACGCCGACGGCGACGTGATCGACATCGCGCTGCACACGGTGAAGGTGCAGAACTTCGACAAGACGATCACGACGATCCCGACCTACAGGATCATCACCGAGAGCTATCGCAACTGGCGCGGGATGAAGGAAGCGGGCGGGCGGCGCATCAAGCGCGCCATCCATGTTGACCAGAGCGCGATCCGCTTCATGACCGACGAGGAAAGCGCCGATGTCCGGCGCTTTCGCATCCTGGCCGATTATCTCGATGAAAAGCAGGCCGAACTGGCGCAGTGGAACGCGAAGAATGCCGGGGACAGCCCGGTCAACGCCAGGCGATTGACCAATATGGGCACGTTTCGCGCCTATGTCGGTGCCTATCTGCATCGCCATCCGCATGTTCGCGACGACATGACGGTGATGGTCCGCCAGCTACCGCCCGAGCCGGAGGGGCTGCCGCTGGAAATCTATTGCTTTACCGACACCACCGTGTGGGGCGATTATGAGCGGATCCAGTCGGACATCTTCGATCACCTGATCGCGATCCTGCCCGAGTTCGGACTGCAGCTGTATCAGCAGCCCAGCGGCATGGACATGCGCGCCGGGCTGGCGGGGACTGGTCCCAAGGGGTGA
- a CDS encoding NAD(P)/FAD-dependent oxidoreductase, producing the protein MGDSCDIAIIGAGMAGASLAASLAGSGVGRGVGQGAGETSVVLLEAEDAPGYHATGRSAAFWEETYGGPKIFPLTAASGPFLREGGFLTQRGVLHIGRQRDEGAIDAFIDQFRALGARIERLGRDAVARLVPGLRPEWVLGTWSEACADIDVAALHAHFLAEAKAGGARLRTRARLVAAQREAGEWRLALTDGETLRARVIVNAAGAWADEVARIAGAQPIGIAPLRRTVVQLRCQPPAPADLPLVLDIGGTFYFKPENGRLWLSPHDETPSPACDAAPDEIDVALAVERLEQAVDWNVEAVERKWAGLRSFAPDRAPVYGFDPRVPGFFWCAGQGGFGIQTSPAAADMAAAMLLGRDPVGPGRGVDPAPFSAARF; encoded by the coding sequence ATGGGGGATAGCTGCGACATCGCGATCATCGGCGCGGGCATGGCGGGCGCCAGCCTTGCCGCCAGCCTTGCAGGCTCCGGAGTGGGCCGCGGAGTGGGCCAAGGGGCGGGCGAGACATCGGTCGTGCTGCTCGAGGCGGAGGATGCGCCCGGCTATCACGCGACGGGCCGCTCCGCCGCGTTCTGGGAGGAAACCTATGGCGGGCCAAAGATCTTCCCGCTGACCGCCGCCAGCGGACCCTTTTTGCGCGAGGGCGGATTCCTGACGCAGCGCGGCGTCTTGCATATCGGAAGGCAGCGGGACGAGGGCGCCATCGACGCCTTCATCGACCAGTTTCGCGCGCTGGGCGCCCGGATCGAGCGGCTTGGGCGCGACGCCGTGGCCAGGCTGGTGCCGGGGCTGCGGCCCGAATGGGTGCTGGGCACGTGGAGCGAAGCATGCGCCGACATCGACGTGGCCGCCTTGCACGCGCATTTCCTGGCCGAGGCCAAAGCCGGGGGCGCCCGCCTGCGGACCCGCGCAAGGCTGGTCGCCGCGCAGCGCGAAGCGGGCGAATGGCGGCTGGCTCTGACGGATGGCGAGACATTGCGGGCGCGGGTGATCGTCAATGCGGCGGGGGCGTGGGCCGACGAGGTGGCCCGGATCGCGGGCGCGCAGCCCATCGGCATCGCGCCGCTGCGCCGAACCGTCGTGCAGTTGCGCTGCCAGCCGCCCGCGCCGGCCGATCTTCCGCTGGTGCTCGACATCGGGGGGACATTCTATTTCAAGCCCGAGAACGGGCGCCTGTGGCTCAGCCCGCATGACGAGACGCCGTCGCCCGCCTGCGATGCCGCGCCCGACGAGATCGACGTCGCGCTGGCGGTCGAGCGGCTGGAGCAGGCGGTCGACTGGAACGTGGAAGCGGTGGAGCGCAAATGGGCCGGGCTGCGCAGCTTCGCGCCCGATCGCGCGCCGGTCTATGGCTTCGATCCGCGGGTGCCGGGCTTTTTCTGGTGCGCGGGGCAGGGCGGCTTCGGCATCCAGACATCGCCCGCCGCCGCCGACATGGCCGCCGCCATGCTGCTTGGCCGCGATCCGGTGGGGCCGGGCAGGGGCGTCGATCCCGCTCCGTTCAGCGCGGCACGGTTCTGA
- a CDS encoding carboxyl transferase domain-containing protein — MSAPVLTSKLDREGPEAKQRAAYNRRLADELRDRVAEAALGGPQRHRDKHVSRGKLLPRERVERLLDPGSPFLEIGQLAANGMYEGDVSGASMIAGIGRVSGRQVMIAANDPTVKGGSYYPMTVKKHLRAQEIAQENRLPCIYLVDSGGANLPYQAEVFPDRDHFGRIFFNQATMSGMGIPQIACVMGSCTAGGAYVPAMSDESVIVREQGTIFLAGPPLVKAATGEVISDEDLGGGDLHARKSGVVDHLAENDEHALTIVRDIVSHLGANPAAASDIAVREPRPPRFDAEDLYSIIPDDVRAPYDVHEVIARLVDGSEFHEFKPLYGSTLVCGFAHVWGMPVAILANNGVLFSESAQKGAHFIELACQRRIPLLFLQNISGFMVGGKYEAEGIAKHGAKLVTAVATAQVPKITVVIGGSFGAGNYGMCGRAYSPRFMFTWPNARISVMGGEQAASVLATVHRDASTWSEDEAEAFKTPIRQKYEDEGNPYYATARLWDDGVIDPAQTRDVLGLALSASLEAPIAERAPFGVFRM, encoded by the coding sequence ATGAGTGCCCCAGTCCTGACGTCTAAACTCGACCGCGAAGGCCCCGAGGCGAAGCAGCGCGCCGCCTATAACCGCAGGCTGGCAGACGAATTGCGGGACAGAGTGGCAGAGGCGGCGCTGGGCGGCCCGCAGCGGCACCGCGACAAGCATGTCTCGCGCGGCAAGCTGCTCCCGCGCGAACGGGTGGAGCGGCTGCTCGATCCGGGTTCTCCCTTTCTGGAGATCGGCCAGCTTGCCGCCAATGGCATGTACGAAGGCGACGTCAGCGGCGCATCGATGATCGCGGGGATCGGCCGCGTATCGGGGCGGCAGGTGATGATCGCCGCCAACGATCCCACCGTGAAGGGCGGCTCGTACTATCCGATGACGGTGAAGAAGCATCTTCGCGCGCAGGAGATCGCGCAGGAGAACCGCCTGCCGTGCATCTATCTGGTCGACAGCGGCGGCGCCAATCTGCCCTATCAGGCCGAGGTGTTTCCCGACCGCGATCATTTCGGGCGCATCTTCTTCAACCAGGCGACCATGAGCGGGATGGGCATTCCCCAGATCGCCTGCGTGATGGGAAGCTGCACCGCGGGCGGCGCCTATGTCCCCGCGATGAGCGACGAGAGCGTGATCGTGCGCGAACAGGGCACGATCTTCCTGGCTGGCCCGCCGCTGGTCAAGGCGGCCACGGGCGAGGTCATCAGCGACGAGGATCTGGGCGGCGGCGACCTGCATGCACGCAAGTCGGGCGTGGTCGACCACCTGGCCGAGAACGACGAGCATGCGCTGACCATCGTGCGCGACATCGTCAGCCATCTGGGCGCGAACCCCGCCGCCGCCAGTGACATCGCGGTCCGCGAACCCCGACCGCCCAGGTTCGACGCCGAGGACCTCTATTCCATCATCCCCGACGACGTGCGCGCGCCCTACGACGTGCACGAGGTCATCGCGCGGCTGGTCGATGGCAGCGAGTTTCACGAATTCAAGCCGCTCTATGGCAGCACGCTGGTCTGCGGCTTTGCCCATGTCTGGGGCATGCCGGTGGCGATCCTTGCCAACAACGGCGTATTGTTCAGCGAAAGCGCGCAAAAGGGCGCGCATTTCATCGAACTGGCCTGCCAGCGCCGTATCCCGCTGCTGTTCCTGCAGAACATTTCCGGCTTCATGGTCGGCGGCAAGTACGAGGCCGAGGGCATCGCCAAGCACGGCGCGAAGCTTGTCACCGCTGTCGCAACGGCGCAGGTGCCCAAGATCACCGTGGTGATCGGCGGCAGTTTCGGCGCGGGCAATTACGGCATGTGCGGGCGCGCCTATTCCCCGCGCTTCATGTTCACCTGGCCCAATGCGCGCATCAGCGTGATGGGCGGCGAACAGGCGGCCAGCGTGCTTGCCACGGTCCACCGCGATGCCTCGACCTGGAGCGAGGACGAGGCCGAGGCGTTCAAGACCCCAATCCGCCAGAAATACGAGGACGAGGGCAACCCCTATTATGCCACCGCCCGGCTGTGGGACGACGGCGTTATCGATCCGGCGCAGACCCGTGACGTGCTGGGCCTTGCGCTCTCGGCCTCGCTGGAGGCGCCGATTGCCGAACGCGCGCCGTTCGGCGTGTTCCGGATGTGA
- a CDS encoding amidohydrolase family protein — MKMLASALALSVALVSPAIAQDLAITGATVATGDGSEPIQDATVVVRGGRVVAAGSGVAVPAGVPVIDGTGKWVTPGLFSAVTDLGLWDVGAVEESDDREAEASPFSASLDMSVAINPASQHILVSRMGGVTRATVIGQPGSSIFSGQGAIIDLGEDPDTVTRARAFQFINLDETGARLAGGSRTAAHALLRNALREARDYGNRSGIAGTASRPEAVRTGDDLPIDPRMVDNETQRGEDVLLTRFDAAALVPVANGSQPLYVQVDRAADIRAVLALKNEFPQLDLVLVGVHEGWLVASDIAAAGVPAVAFALDDLPVAFEELAATQSNIGRMKDAGVTVAIGPFTDDFQPRFAPQFAGNLVGLQKVPGATGLTWGEAFAAITSVPAKIAGMEGQAGVLAPGAHGDVVIWDGDPLELSSAPERVWIDGVEQPLDNHQSALRNRYRDLDRSELPKAYDW; from the coding sequence ATGAAGATGCTTGCAAGCGCGCTCGCGCTCTCCGTCGCTCTCGTGTCCCCTGCCATCGCGCAGGACCTGGCGATCACCGGCGCCACGGTCGCCACCGGCGACGGCAGCGAACCGATCCAGGACGCCACCGTCGTCGTGCGCGGCGGCAGGGTGGTCGCCGCGGGCAGCGGCGTTGCCGTGCCCGCCGGGGTCCCGGTCATCGACGGCACCGGCAAATGGGTCACGCCCGGCCTGTTCTCCGCCGTGACCGACCTCGGCCTGTGGGATGTCGGCGCAGTCGAGGAAAGCGACGACCGCGAGGCGGAGGCTTCGCCCTTTTCCGCATCGCTCGACATGTCGGTCGCGATCAATCCGGCATCGCAGCACATCCTTGTCAGCCGCATGGGCGGGGTGACCCGCGCGACGGTGATCGGCCAGCCGGGCAGCTCGATCTTCTCGGGCCAGGGAGCGATCATCGACCTGGGCGAGGATCCCGACACGGTCACCCGTGCGCGCGCGTTCCAGTTCATCAACCTGGACGAGACCGGTGCGCGGCTTGCGGGCGGCAGCCGCACCGCGGCCCATGCGTTGCTGCGCAACGCGCTGCGCGAGGCGCGCGACTATGGCAACCGGTCGGGCATCGCGGGCACCGCATCGCGCCCCGAAGCTGTCCGGACCGGCGACGACCTGCCGATCGACCCGCGCATGGTGGATAACGAGACGCAGCGCGGCGAGGACGTGCTGCTGACCCGCTTCGATGCCGCCGCGCTGGTGCCGGTGGCGAACGGGTCGCAGCCGCTCTACGTGCAGGTCGACCGCGCAGCCGACATCCGCGCGGTGCTGGCGCTGAAGAACGAGTTCCCGCAGCTCGACCTGGTGCTTGTCGGCGTGCACGAAGGCTGGCTGGTCGCCAGCGACATCGCGGCGGCGGGCGTGCCCGCGGTCGCCTTTGCGCTCGACGACCTGCCCGTCGCGTTCGAGGAACTGGCCGCGACGCAAAGCAATATCGGCCGCATGAAGGACGCGGGCGTCACCGTCGCCATCGGGCCCTTCACCGACGATTTCCAGCCGCGCTTCGCCCCGCAGTTCGCGGGCAATCTGGTGGGGCTGCAGAAAGTGCCCGGCGCCACCGGCCTGACCTGGGGCGAGGCGTTCGCCGCCATCACTTCGGTACCTGCGAAGATCGCGGGCATGGAAGGACAGGCGGGCGTGCTCGCCCCCGGCGCGCATGGGGATGTGGTCATCTGGGACGGCGATCCGCTCGAACTGTCCTCCGCGCCGGAACGCGTATGGATCGACGGGGTGGAGCAGCCGCTCGACAACCACCAAAGCGCATTGCGCAATCGCTACCGCGACCTCGACCGCAGCGAGCTGCCCAAGGCCTACGACTGGTAA
- a CDS encoding response regulator transcription factor: MDANPLRRAQLARALNEAGAHAEIYESEDELCARALISGFITADHDTFGTDTGQGDVIRLMEKTGLPVSIYSDEPALARVVRAMLEGAFDYMSWPISKAKLVDLLRNSEHLEQTLTQELKARTEALELLAYLSPREREVLSLAAEGHSNKSTARVLDLSPRTVEIHRSKAFKKINARSVADAIRICLQGGLSQQQR; this comes from the coding sequence TTGGATGCGAACCCCCTTCGAAGGGCGCAACTTGCCCGAGCTCTTAACGAAGCCGGAGCTCATGCCGAAATATACGAAAGTGAAGATGAGCTATGTGCACGAGCCCTAATTTCCGGCTTTATAACTGCTGATCATGATACTTTCGGAACAGATACAGGCCAGGGTGACGTAATTAGGCTGATGGAAAAGACCGGCCTTCCTGTTAGCATTTATTCTGACGAGCCTGCCCTTGCTCGTGTAGTTCGTGCGATGCTGGAGGGTGCCTTCGATTACATGAGTTGGCCTATTTCAAAGGCGAAGCTCGTTGATCTTTTGCGCAACTCCGAGCATCTAGAACAAACTTTGACCCAAGAGTTGAAGGCGCGTACTGAGGCGTTGGAACTGCTTGCATATCTGAGTCCGCGCGAGCGTGAGGTGCTGTCTTTGGCCGCGGAAGGCCATTCCAATAAAAGCACTGCGAGAGTTCTGGATCTTAGCCCTCGTACTGTCGAAATCCATCGGTCCAAAGCATTCAAAAAAATCAATGCGCGGTCGGTGGCGGATGCTATACGAATCTGTCTCCAAGGAGGATTGAGTCAACAACAGCGTTAA